A stretch of Brassica napus cultivar Da-Ae chromosome C6, Da-Ae, whole genome shotgun sequence DNA encodes these proteins:
- the LOC106392143 gene encoding uncharacterized protein LOC106392143, translating to MDHIFIFICFSSLLSISHLNTLNLSIASLNLWTKLFGWKKTKTKLMAWRKTTTVKRRSCGEGGAEAEVEARQTRLGQALCWLHLLTTFTDLRSSSDETGKRSSGVTESVSG from the exons ATGGACCATATCTTCATTTTCATCTGTTTTTCTTCTCTCCTCTCGATCTCTCATCTTAATACTCTCAATCTCTCCATAGCTTCTCTCAATCTCTGGACGAAATTG TTTGGGTGGAAGAAGACAAAAACGAAGCTCATGGCTTGGAGGAAAACGACGACAGTGAAGCGCAGGAGCTGTGGCGAAGGAGGCGCTGAAGCGGAGGTGGAGGCGCGGCAGACTCGTCTCGGTCAAGCTCTCTGTTGGCTTCACCTACTCACCACCTTCACAG atctgagaagCAGCAGTGATGAAACAGGAAAGAGAAGCAGTGGTGTGACAGAGAGTGTCTCCGGTTAA